In a genomic window of [Empedobacter] haloabium:
- the yidD gene encoding membrane protein insertion efficiency factor YidD — MKTILTFLLRGYQVAISPLMGPSCRFYPSCSNYALEALRVHGAAKGSWLAARRICRCHPWHPGGLDPVPPRHSSTACGCNHS, encoded by the coding sequence ATGAAAACCATCCTGACCTTCCTGTTGCGGGGTTACCAGGTCGCCATCAGTCCCCTGATGGGCCCGAGCTGCCGGTTCTATCCGAGCTGCTCGAACTACGCACTGGAAGCGCTGCGCGTGCATGGCGCGGCCAAGGGCAGCTGGCTCGCGGCACGCCGCATCTGCCGCTGCCACCCGTGGCATCCGGGCGGGCTCGATCCCGTCCCGCCGCGGCATTCTTCGACCGCTTGCGGTTGCAACCACTCCTGA
- the rpmH gene encoding 50S ribosomal protein L34 has translation MKRTYQPSVVRRKRTHGFRARMATRGGRQVLNARRAKGRKRLAV, from the coding sequence ATGAAACGTACTTACCAACCTTCCGTCGTGCGCCGCAAGCGTACCCACGGTTTCCGTGCTCGTATGGCTACCCGTGGCGGCCGTCAGGTCCTGAACGCACGCCGCGCCAAAGGCCGCAAGCGTCTGGCTGTATAA
- the rnpA gene encoding ribonuclease P protein component — MDSSSNGSSGEGSHDFARARRIVKTDEFSSVFRLRPAQKSAHFVLYTRQNQLPHARLGVVVAKRLAPRAVTRNTIKRVTRELFRVTGLPAIDCVVRLAKPVNTKAGPATTARLKAELRVELARLFAAQSKARPAR, encoded by the coding sequence GTGGACAGTAGTTCCAACGGCTCTTCAGGCGAAGGTTCCCACGACTTCGCGCGCGCTCGGCGCATCGTTAAAACGGATGAATTTTCATCCGTTTTTCGTTTGCGCCCGGCTCAGAAAAGCGCGCACTTCGTGCTCTATACCCGCCAGAATCAGCTGCCTCATGCGCGGCTGGGAGTTGTCGTTGCCAAACGGCTCGCACCGCGCGCCGTCACGCGCAACACCATCAAACGCGTCACCCGCGAGTTGTTCCGCGTGACCGGCCTGCCCGCCATCGATTGCGTGGTGCGGCTGGCGAAGCCGGTCAACACCAAGGCCGGCCCGGCCACGACGGCCAGGCTGAAGGCCGAGCTGCGCGTCGAACTGGCGCGCCTGTTCGCGGCCCAGAGCAAGGCCCGGCCCGCGCGATGA
- a CDS encoding Hpt domain-containing protein, translating to MGIRFDPAEAAALPALDATHGLARLLGDQQVYANVLRRFSGYVSCVEEARAQLAAGDRDAAHRTLHTLKGAAGLVSAPRLYMLAGRAEHAMERGEPVDELLAPLQAALTALLAAIAEELERNPPPPVALDASEESDGAVLLQELARLLDEGNGSAVDLAARYAPLLAETVGAEHWRAVAAAVDDYDFDRALELLRPAL from the coding sequence ATGGGTATTCGTTTCGATCCGGCGGAAGCCGCGGCGCTGCCCGCGCTCGACGCGACCCACGGCCTGGCACGCCTGCTGGGCGACCAGCAGGTCTACGCCAACGTGTTGCGGCGCTTTTCGGGTTACGTGTCCTGCGTCGAGGAAGCCAGGGCACAACTGGCCGCGGGCGACCGCGATGCCGCCCACCGCACGCTGCACACATTGAAAGGCGCGGCCGGGCTGGTTTCGGCACCGCGGCTGTACATGCTGGCGGGCCGGGCGGAACACGCGATGGAGCGGGGCGAACCGGTCGATGAACTGCTGGCGCCGCTGCAAGCGGCGCTGACCGCCCTGCTGGCGGCCATCGCCGAAGAATTGGAACGCAATCCGCCGCCGCCGGTGGCGCTCGATGCGTCGGAGGAGAGCGACGGCGCCGTGCTGCTGCAGGAACTGGCCCGGCTATTGGATGAAGGCAACGGCAGCGCCGTCGACCTGGCGGCGCGCTATGCGCCGCTGCTGGCGGAAACGGTGGGGGCCGAGCATTGGCGCGCGGTCGCGGCGGCAGTGGACGACTACGACTTCGACCGCGCCCTGGAACTGCTGCGCCCGGCGCTGTGA
- the mnmE gene encoding tRNA uridine-5-carboxymethylaminomethyl(34) synthesis GTPase MnmE has translation MNLDTSPIAAIATAPGRGGIGVVRASGKNLQGLAQALFGAPLKPRHATYIPFTQADGNLIDQGIAIYFKGPHSYTGEDVIELQGHGGPVVLQMLLQRVLEAGRDFGVRLAEPGEFTRRAYMNDKLDLAQAEAVADLIDASTEAAVKSASQSLSGAFSKTIHALVERVTHLRMLVEATLDFPEEEIDFLEKSDARGQLKGIVEALDAVFRQASQGALLREGLNVVLVGQPNVGKSSLLNALAGADVAIVTPIAGTTRDKVTETIQIEGIPLNIIDTAGIRGIEEAVDVVERIGIERTWGEVGKADVILHMLDASHGPTRADEAIIAGFPAGVPVLRIWNKIDLSGHKPSLDTSEDATHIYLSAHEHQGIDLLRQELLRIAGWQQTGESLYLARERHLIALKNAARHLDHASQHAAQTDQSLDLFAEELRLAQTQLSTITGAFSSDDLLGVIFSRFCIGK, from the coding sequence ATGAATCTCGATACCTCTCCCATCGCCGCCATCGCCACCGCGCCGGGGCGCGGCGGCATCGGCGTCGTGCGCGCCTCCGGCAAGAACCTGCAGGGGCTGGCGCAGGCGCTGTTCGGCGCGCCGCTGAAGCCGCGCCACGCCACGTACATCCCGTTCACGCAGGCGGACGGCAACCTGATCGACCAGGGCATCGCCATCTACTTCAAGGGTCCCCATTCGTATACCGGCGAGGACGTGATCGAGCTGCAGGGCCACGGCGGCCCCGTCGTGCTGCAGATGCTGTTGCAGCGCGTGCTGGAGGCTGGCCGCGACTTCGGCGTGCGCCTGGCCGAACCGGGCGAGTTCACCCGCCGCGCCTACATGAACGACAAGCTGGACCTGGCCCAGGCCGAGGCGGTGGCCGACCTGATCGACGCGTCCACCGAAGCGGCCGTGAAATCGGCGTCGCAGTCGCTGTCCGGCGCGTTCTCGAAGACAATCCACGCGCTGGTCGAGCGCGTCACGCACCTGCGCATGCTGGTCGAGGCGACCCTGGACTTCCCGGAAGAGGAAATCGACTTCCTGGAAAAATCCGACGCGCGCGGTCAGCTGAAAGGCATCGTCGAGGCGCTGGACGCCGTATTCCGCCAGGCATCGCAAGGCGCCTTGCTGCGCGAGGGCCTGAATGTCGTGCTGGTCGGGCAGCCGAACGTCGGTAAGTCCTCACTACTGAATGCGTTGGCCGGCGCGGACGTGGCCATCGTCACACCGATCGCGGGCACGACGCGCGACAAGGTGACGGAAACCATCCAGATCGAAGGCATTCCGCTGAACATCATCGACACGGCCGGCATCCGCGGCATTGAGGAGGCGGTGGACGTGGTCGAACGGATCGGCATCGAACGCACCTGGGGCGAGGTCGGCAAGGCCGACGTGATCCTGCACATGCTGGACGCCAGCCACGGTCCTACGCGGGCGGATGAAGCCATCATCGCCGGCTTCCCCGCCGGCGTGCCGGTGCTGCGCATCTGGAACAAGATCGACCTGTCCGGCCACAAGCCGTCGCTGGATACGTCCGAGGACGCCACGCACATCTACCTGTCCGCGCACGAGCACCAGGGCATCGACCTGCTGCGCCAGGAGCTGCTGCGCATCGCCGGGTGGCAGCAGACGGGCGAATCGCTATACCTGGCGCGCGAACGTCACCTGATCGCGTTGAAGAACGCGGCGCGCCACCTCGATCACGCCAGCCAGCATGCGGCGCAGACGGACCAGTCGCTCGACCTGTTCGCCGAGGAACTGCGGCTGGCGCAGACACAGCTGTCCACGATTACCGGCGCGTTTTCGTCAGACGATTTGCTGGGTGTGATTTTCAGCCGGTTCTGTATCGGCAAATGA
- a CDS encoding CAP domain-containing protein, producing the protein MQALEHWNARLAALLLAGLLSACGGGDGPDDGVQPTNPQTPVPQPGAPTATGDTATDGFAWFNYRRAQTGLSVLARNGAIDRAALGHSNYLRLNDTVSHDQVRGNPGYTGAKLEDRFAAAGYVLVGTRAYGEVISAAADRAGFYHAEELIAAIYHRFVIFEPLFREMGTGASSTASGYTYFTADFAASNGYGPGVGRGNVVVYPVNGQTAVPVNFMSDSESPDPVPDRNEVGYPISVHADNPSTIIVNSFTVRPRGGMDLPVRLLTKATDAETPKAAASIIPLTKLAGATVYDVSFSGTVDGTAIARNWSFTTR; encoded by the coding sequence ATGCAGGCACTCGAACACTGGAACGCGCGACTGGCCGCCCTGCTGCTGGCAGGACTGCTGTCCGCCTGCGGCGGCGGCGACGGCCCGGATGACGGGGTACAACCCACCAATCCACAGACACCGGTGCCGCAGCCGGGCGCGCCCACCGCGACGGGCGACACGGCCACGGACGGCTTTGCCTGGTTCAACTACCGCCGCGCGCAGACCGGCTTGTCGGTTCTCGCGCGTAACGGCGCCATCGATCGCGCCGCGCTGGGCCATTCGAATTACCTGCGCTTGAACGATACGGTGTCACACGACCAGGTGCGTGGCAATCCCGGTTACACGGGCGCAAAGCTGGAAGACCGCTTCGCGGCGGCGGGGTATGTGCTGGTGGGCACGCGTGCCTACGGCGAGGTGATTTCGGCCGCCGCCGACCGCGCCGGCTTTTACCACGCCGAGGAGCTGATCGCGGCGATTTATCACCGCTTCGTGATCTTCGAGCCGCTGTTCCGCGAAATGGGCACAGGCGCCTCGTCCACGGCGAGCGGCTACACCTATTTCACGGCCGACTTCGCGGCCAGCAACGGCTACGGTCCCGGCGTCGGCCGCGGCAACGTCGTGGTGTATCCCGTCAATGGCCAGACGGCCGTGCCCGTCAATTTCATGAGCGACAGCGAGTCGCCCGATCCCGTGCCGGACCGTAACGAGGTCGGCTATCCGATCAGCGTGCATGCCGACAACCCGTCGACGATCATCGTCAACAGTTTCACGGTGCGGCCGCGCGGTGGAATGGACCTGCCGGTGCGCCTGCTGACCAAGGCGACCGACGCGGAGACCCCCAAGGCCGCCGCATCGATCATCCCGTTGACGAAACTGGCGGGCGCTACCGTCTACGACGTCAGCTTCAGCGGCACCGTCGATGGCACGGCCATTGCGCGCAACTGGTCCTTCACGACACGCTGA
- a CDS encoding aldo/keto reductase — MTNFAAPCPVVRTSEDGLALSRIVAGMWRMGEWQMSPQQRLAFIEQCLELGVSSFDHADIYGGYGVESLFGEALALQPSLRERMQIVSKCGIKLISPARPAHTIQHYDTTAAHITASVDNSLKALGTTHLDLLLIHRPDPLMDFDEIAETFESLRAAGKVRHFGVSNFSRHQFECLHRRVPLATNQVEFSPLHLAPMFDETFDGLQDKGVAPMIWSPLAGGRLFGDDAATVPLRAKLRQVAAETGRSFTSVVFAWIMQLPSRPIPLTGSGRIEAIREAVEATRFTLTRQQWFEILRAARGHEVA, encoded by the coding sequence ATGACGAACTTCGCCGCACCCTGCCCTGTCGTACGCACCTCGGAAGACGGCCTCGCGCTGTCGCGCATCGTGGCGGGCATGTGGCGCATGGGAGAGTGGCAGATGTCGCCACAACAGCGCCTCGCCTTTATCGAACAGTGCCTGGAGCTGGGCGTGTCCAGCTTCGACCATGCCGACATCTATGGCGGCTACGGCGTGGAAAGCCTGTTCGGTGAGGCGCTGGCGCTGCAGCCTTCGCTGCGCGAGCGCATGCAGATCGTCAGCAAGTGCGGCATCAAGCTGATTTCGCCGGCGCGACCCGCGCACACGATCCAGCATTACGACACGACGGCCGCGCACATCACGGCTTCCGTCGACAACTCCTTGAAGGCGCTCGGCACCACGCACCTGGACCTGCTGCTGATCCACCGCCCCGACCCGCTGATGGACTTCGACGAGATCGCCGAGACGTTCGAGTCGCTGCGCGCGGCGGGCAAGGTGCGTCATTTCGGCGTATCGAACTTCAGCCGCCACCAGTTCGAATGCCTGCACCGGCGCGTGCCGCTGGCGACCAACCAGGTCGAGTTCTCGCCGCTGCACTTGGCGCCGATGTTCGACGAAACGTTCGACGGCCTGCAGGACAAAGGCGTGGCGCCGATGATCTGGTCGCCGCTGGCCGGCGGCCGCCTGTTCGGCGACGATGCGGCGACGGTGCCGCTGCGCGCCAAGCTGCGCCAGGTGGCGGCGGAGACGGGCCGCTCGTTCACCAGCGTGGTGTTCGCGTGGATCATGCAGCTGCCCAGCAGGCCGATCCCCCTGACGGGCAGCGGCCGCATCGAGGCGATCCGCGAAGCGGTGGAGGCGACGCGCTTTACGTTGACCCGGCAGCAGTGGTTCGAAATCCTGCGCGCGGCGCGCGGTCACGAGGTCGCGTGA
- the pssA gene encoding CDP-diacylglycerol--serine O-phosphatidyltransferase, which produces MQRAKFALPSSVTLLSIACGFGSIVLSVDNAHAGYAADYRLAAALLVLAGIFDALDGFVARATGTSSEFGVQLDSIADVMNFGCAPALLLYCYGFVPMGPADPTLLRAGGIAAFFFVACGALRLARFNVNVGRTDPKYFVGMPITAGAACVASVVVAWPEPPDTSLHGWLVVLLLFLVGSLMVSTIRFPSSKQKKSTALFVVLAINIGLLIWLRAYYFVLFFLVYITGTLALNLAWKQGFRKIAPPVVYED; this is translated from the coding sequence ATGCAGCGCGCAAAGTTTGCCTTGCCCAGCTCGGTCACCCTGCTGTCGATCGCCTGTGGCTTCGGCAGCATCGTCCTCTCCGTCGACAATGCCCATGCCGGCTACGCGGCGGACTACCGCCTGGCTGCCGCGCTGCTGGTCCTGGCCGGCATCTTCGACGCGCTCGATGGCTTCGTCGCCCGTGCCACCGGCACCAGCTCCGAGTTCGGTGTGCAGCTCGATTCCATTGCCGACGTGATGAACTTCGGCTGCGCCCCGGCCCTGCTGCTGTACTGCTACGGCTTCGTGCCGATGGGGCCGGCCGACCCGACCCTGCTGCGCGCCGGCGGTATCGCCGCGTTCTTCTTTGTCGCCTGCGGCGCGCTGCGGCTGGCCCGCTTCAACGTCAACGTCGGCCGGACCGACCCGAAATACTTCGTCGGCATGCCCATCACGGCGGGTGCCGCGTGCGTCGCCTCCGTCGTCGTCGCGTGGCCGGAACCGCCCGATACGTCCCTGCATGGCTGGCTGGTCGTGCTGCTGCTGTTCCTGGTCGGCAGCCTGATGGTGTCGACGATCCGCTTTCCCAGCTCGAAGCAGAAGAAAAGCACGGCGCTGTTCGTGGTCCTGGCCATCAATATCGGCCTGCTGATCTGGCTGCGCGCGTATTACTTCGTGCTGTTCTTCCTGGTCTACATCACCGGCACATTGGCGCTGAACCTGGCGTGGAAGCAGGGCTTCCGCAAGATTGCGCCGCCGGTCGTGTACGAGGACTGA
- a CDS encoding TonB-dependent receptor, whose product MRIPRTFLHSSISLAILTLASQAQAQTDTPAPPPADTSGASGAPQTQASAARNDAVQTEIQQVVVTGVATSGGVRKLDSAFSITTASEEQLKQAAPSSTADILKLVPGVYAEATGGQSGANIEVRGFPSGSDSPFVSVQMMGNPIYPVPTLSFFEGSSAFRLDDTIERVEVLRGGPSTIFSNGQPGATMNFILKKGTDTPEGSIRFSTGTGELRRVDVFYGGKIADGWYGTIGGFYRNTNGVRDAGFPADKGGQLSATLTKKLDGGEVTFYARSTNDKNAFYTGVPLISSNEGRTISEFPGFDPLTGTLMSGEMRRFTVEAAPGRTLSYDLGDGRGLKSNVFGVDFAQTIGGWNVSNKFNYFDGDLNTIAMFTGNNPLAMGAYNASALATHGGTRATATYLDGTPVADNQQVVQAGLWAVEKQLQSFTDEIRVSREWMKGNTVTIGAYFANYSSDDVWYLGNSHLMTAVPNARLIDVRLNNGVIVSNQGKEGPVNYAPVASYDGSNTALFIANEWKVNDRIKVDGGIRRERQKLDATVSKLVTGDTDNNPLTVYNNNTSMPTGANTALTRTDSANSFTIGGNYKLARDASVFVRANTGHTFVAFDDLRNAGTQANVDNRDFLPTPKIKQVEVGFKTATPLYSAYINYFHTEFDGISFQQLLADGTVLYSTSGSKGNGVEFELAARPIRDLTLTLTGNWQDSEYKDNPKTAGKRVQRQPKTQFRFTPAYRIPLGENELKLYGTYTYVGERWADQLNEQYLPSYKTFDLGAVYRLGEKIELRVSGSNLSNELGLTEGNSRLTTGGTGPINARPLFGRTWEASVMYRF is encoded by the coding sequence ATGAGAATTCCTCGCACGTTCCTGCACTCGTCCATTTCGCTGGCCATCCTGACCCTGGCCAGCCAGGCCCAGGCACAAACCGACACCCCGGCTCCACCGCCGGCGGACACCAGCGGCGCCAGCGGTGCGCCTCAAACCCAGGCCAGCGCGGCCCGAAACGACGCCGTCCAGACGGAAATCCAGCAAGTGGTCGTGACCGGCGTGGCCACGTCCGGCGGCGTGCGCAAGCTCGACTCCGCCTTTTCCATCACGACGGCCAGCGAGGAACAGCTGAAGCAGGCCGCACCCAGCAGCACGGCCGATATCCTGAAGCTGGTGCCGGGCGTGTATGCGGAAGCGACCGGCGGCCAGTCCGGCGCCAATATCGAGGTGCGCGGTTTCCCGTCCGGCTCCGATTCACCGTTCGTGTCCGTGCAGATGATGGGCAACCCGATCTATCCGGTGCCGACCCTGTCGTTCTTCGAAGGCTCCTCGGCGTTCCGCCTGGACGACACGATCGAGCGCGTGGAAGTGCTGCGCGGCGGCCCCAGCACGATCTTCTCGAACGGCCAGCCGGGCGCGACGATGAACTTCATCCTGAAGAAAGGCACGGACACGCCGGAAGGCTCGATCCGCTTCTCGACGGGCACGGGCGAACTGCGCCGCGTCGACGTGTTCTACGGTGGAAAGATCGCGGACGGCTGGTACGGCACCATCGGCGGCTTCTACCGCAACACCAACGGCGTGCGCGATGCCGGCTTCCCGGCCGACAAGGGCGGCCAGCTGAGCGCCACCCTGACGAAAAAGCTCGACGGCGGCGAAGTGACGTTCTACGCCCGCAGCACCAATGACAAGAACGCGTTCTATACCGGCGTGCCGCTGATTTCGTCCAACGAAGGCCGCACGATCAGCGAGTTTCCCGGCTTCGATCCGCTGACTGGCACCCTGATGAGTGGGGAGATGCGGCGATTTACGGTGGAAGCGGCACCCGGGCGCACCTTGAGCTACGACCTGGGCGACGGCCGCGGCCTGAAGTCGAACGTGTTCGGCGTCGACTTCGCCCAGACGATCGGTGGCTGGAACGTGTCGAACAAGTTCAATTACTTCGACGGCGACCTGAACACGATCGCCATGTTCACCGGGAACAATCCGCTGGCGATGGGCGCCTACAACGCCAGCGCCCTGGCCACCCACGGCGGCACGCGCGCCACGGCCACCTACCTGGACGGCACCCCGGTCGCGGACAACCAGCAGGTGGTGCAGGCCGGCCTGTGGGCGGTCGAGAAGCAGCTGCAGTCGTTCACGGACGAGATCCGCGTCAGCCGCGAATGGATGAAGGGCAACACGGTGACGATCGGCGCCTACTTCGCCAACTACTCGTCGGATGACGTCTGGTACCTGGGCAACAGCCACCTGATGACGGCCGTGCCGAACGCGCGCCTGATCGACGTGCGTCTGAACAACGGCGTCATCGTGTCGAACCAGGGCAAGGAAGGCCCCGTGAACTACGCGCCGGTGGCGTCCTATGACGGCAGCAACACGGCCCTGTTCATCGCCAACGAATGGAAGGTCAACGACCGCATCAAGGTGGACGGCGGCATCCGCCGCGAGCGCCAGAAGCTCGACGCCACGGTGTCGAAACTGGTCACGGGCGACACCGACAACAATCCGCTGACGGTCTACAACAACAATACGTCGATGCCGACCGGGGCCAACACCGCGCTGACCCGTACCGACTCGGCCAACTCGTTCACGATCGGCGGCAACTACAAGCTGGCCCGCGACGCCAGCGTGTTCGTGCGCGCCAATACGGGCCACACGTTCGTCGCCTTCGACGACCTGCGCAACGCCGGCACCCAGGCCAACGTGGACAATCGCGACTTCCTGCCGACGCCGAAGATCAAGCAGGTCGAAGTGGGCTTCAAGACGGCCACCCCGCTGTACAGCGCCTACATCAACTACTTCCACACGGAGTTCGACGGCATCTCGTTCCAGCAGCTGCTGGCCGATGGCACCGTGCTGTATTCCACCAGCGGCTCGAAGGGCAACGGCGTCGAGTTCGAGCTGGCCGCGCGCCCCATCCGCGACCTGACCTTGACCCTGACGGGCAACTGGCAGGATTCGGAATACAAGGACAACCCGAAGACGGCCGGCAAGCGCGTGCAGCGCCAGCCGAAGACGCAGTTCCGCTTCACGCCGGCCTATCGCATCCCGCTGGGCGAGAACGAGCTGAAACTGTACGGCACCTACACCTACGTGGGCGAGCGCTGGGCCGACCAGCTCAACGAGCAGTATCTGCCGTCGTACAAGACGTTCGACCTGGGCGCCGTGTACCGCCTGGGTGAAAAGATCGAGCTGCGTGTGAGCGGCAGCAACCTGTCCAACGAGCTGGGCCTGACCGAAGGCAATTCGCGCCTGACGACCGGCGGCACCGGCCCGATCAACGCGCGCCCGCTGTTCGGCCGCACGTGGGAAGCGTCCGTCATGTACCGGTTCTAA
- the yidC gene encoding membrane protein insertase YidC: MDINKRTILWIVFAVSLVALWNEWMISSGRPSMFAPAQTAPATEAKAGNAANSGVPAAVGTATVAGAAAVPGSAAPFKSEVVTITTDVFKVDIDTLGGQIKRLELLKFKDGIDPNKNQQLFQQGGNRVYLAQTGLVGAPGLPNHHTGFTVRPGPRTLDAAGQLQVVMDAEQNGVKLTKTFTFKRGDYVIDVRHDVTNTGTAPLKPELYLQLVHDGNKPEGSSWFNPSFTGPTLYTDADKYKKLTFEKIEKEDAAQKENPGKPFTPDHPTKADNGWVAISQHFFVSALVPQAKQMHDIFTRKVDTNTYAIGVVQPLGTLAPGATISNSAKLYSGPQEEQALERVSPGLELVKDYGMLTIVAKPMYWVMEKIHGALGNWGWTIIAFTILIKLVFFPLSAASYRSMARMKVVTPKMTAIRERYKGDPQKMNQAMMELYKTEKINPLGGCLPIIVQMPIFIALYWVLNASVEMRGAPWIWWIHDLTRPDPFFILPVLYAISMFVTMKLNPQPADPTQAKMMLFMPLIFSVMFLFFPSGLVLYWVVNNLFSIAQQWVITKKLAPDAK; the protein is encoded by the coding sequence ATGGATATCAACAAACGCACCATCCTGTGGATCGTCTTCGCTGTTTCGCTGGTCGCCCTGTGGAACGAGTGGATGATCTCGTCCGGCCGGCCATCGATGTTCGCGCCGGCCCAGACCGCGCCGGCCACCGAGGCCAAGGCCGGTAACGCCGCCAACAGCGGCGTGCCCGCGGCCGTGGGCACCGCCACCGTGGCCGGCGCCGCCGCCGTGCCGGGCAGCGCCGCGCCATTCAAGAGCGAGGTCGTGACGATCACGACGGACGTCTTCAAGGTCGATATCGACACGCTGGGCGGCCAGATCAAGCGCCTGGAACTGCTCAAGTTCAAGGACGGCATCGATCCGAACAAGAACCAGCAGCTGTTCCAGCAGGGCGGCAACCGCGTCTACCTGGCGCAGACGGGCCTGGTCGGCGCGCCTGGCCTGCCGAACCACCACACGGGCTTCACGGTCCGTCCGGGTCCGCGCACGCTGGACGCCGCCGGCCAGCTGCAGGTCGTCATGGACGCGGAGCAGAACGGCGTCAAGCTGACCAAGACGTTCACGTTCAAGCGCGGCGACTACGTCATCGACGTGCGCCACGACGTCACCAACACCGGCACCGCGCCGCTGAAACCGGAGCTGTACCTGCAGCTGGTCCACGACGGCAACAAGCCGGAAGGCTCGTCCTGGTTCAACCCGAGCTTCACCGGCCCGACGCTGTACACGGACGCCGACAAGTACAAGAAGCTCACCTTCGAGAAGATCGAGAAGGAAGACGCGGCACAAAAGGAAAATCCGGGCAAGCCGTTCACGCCGGATCACCCGACCAAGGCCGACAACGGCTGGGTCGCGATCTCGCAGCACTTCTTCGTCTCGGCACTGGTACCGCAGGCGAAGCAGATGCATGACATCTTCACCCGCAAGGTGGACACCAACACGTACGCGATCGGCGTCGTGCAGCCGCTGGGCACCCTGGCGCCGGGCGCCACGATCTCGAACAGCGCCAAGCTGTATTCCGGCCCGCAGGAAGAGCAGGCGCTGGAACGCGTGTCGCCTGGCCTCGAACTGGTCAAGGACTACGGCATGCTGACGATCGTCGCCAAGCCGATGTACTGGGTGATGGAAAAGATCCACGGCGCGCTGGGCAACTGGGGCTGGACGATCATCGCCTTCACGATCCTGATCAAGCTGGTGTTCTTCCCGCTGTCGGCCGCGAGCTACCGCAGCATGGCGCGCATGAAGGTGGTGACGCCGAAGATGACGGCCATCCGCGAGCGCTACAAAGGCGACCCGCAGAAGATGAACCAGGCGATGATGGAGCTGTACAAGACCGAGAAGATCAACCCGCTGGGCGGCTGCCTGCCGATCATCGTGCAGATGCCGATCTTCATCGCCCTGTACTGGGTGCTGAACGCTTCGGTCGAGATGCGCGGCGCGCCATGGATCTGGTGGATCCACGACCTGACCCGTCCGGACCCGTTCTTCATCCTGCCGGTGCTGTACGCGATCTCGATGTTCGTGACGATGAAGCTGAACCCGCAGCCGGCCGATCCGACCCAGGCGAAGATGATGCTGTTCATGCCGCTGATCTTCTCCGTGATGTTCCTGTTCTTCCCATCCGGCCTGGTGCTGTACTGGGTGGTCAACAACCTGTTCTCGATCGCCCAGCAGTGGGTCATCACGAAAAAGCTGGCGCCTGACGCGAAATAA